In Colwellia sp. PAMC 20917, a single genomic region encodes these proteins:
- a CDS encoding substrate-binding periplasmic protein, with the protein MKKLIILSCIFMLSLTSHAKEVISIVRGDGNYFPFEYQENGKLTGIHIDLIQAVADELGVKVKFESLPWSRALFDFKLGKYDAMSHVSNTEERETFAYFLEGNIISSFKTFPIVLSRRKKEIAFDGNIASLTGYTIAVGQNYKYGEPFDTANFLSKYQIPTPSQAVLTKLLNLERVDVIVGSRENLFQVYSEQEINELYHIFEQPVGEDNSYLVFSKVRNKLVMAKKFAMAINKYRSSQAYQALLKKYKNKENS; encoded by the coding sequence ATGAAAAAATTAATTATTCTAAGTTGTATTTTTATGCTCAGCTTAACTTCGCATGCTAAAGAAGTAATCAGTATAGTTCGTGGCGATGGTAACTATTTTCCTTTTGAGTATCAGGAAAATGGCAAGCTGACAGGAATACATATTGATTTAATTCAAGCGGTAGCCGATGAGTTAGGAGTAAAGGTAAAGTTCGAAAGCCTTCCCTGGAGTAGAGCATTATTCGACTTTAAATTGGGTAAGTACGATGCGATGTCACATGTTTCCAATACTGAAGAAAGAGAAACATTTGCATACTTCTTAGAAGGTAACATTATCTCCAGTTTTAAAACGTTCCCTATTGTGCTGTCACGTCGAAAAAAAGAAATAGCATTTGATGGAAATATCGCTAGCTTAACCGGCTATACGATCGCTGTTGGTCAAAATTATAAATATGGTGAACCTTTTGATACAGCGAACTTTTTATCAAAATATCAAATACCAACACCTAGCCAGGCAGTTTTGACCAAGTTACTGAATTTAGAGCGGGTAGACGTTATTGTCGGTTCAAGAGAAAACCTTTTTCAGGTGTATTCCGAGCAGGAGATAAATGAACTTTACCATATTTTTGAACAACCAGTAGGAGAAGACAATAGTTACTTGGTGTTTTCAAAAGTTCGAAATAAATTAGTTATGGCGAAAAAATTTGCCATGGCTATCAATAAGTATAGGTCAAGCCAAGCATATCAGGCGTTATTAAAAAAGTATAAAAACAAAGAGAATAGTTAA
- a CDS encoding GGDEF domain-containing protein: MLNEDYNIFESVIYITEERDKRALEKALIDTISEFIDFNDLVLLRLPRNSNREYLEVAVSIPESTVDKNLILIPHEYGDQRVLYDDEIALCIGSSKIISSKENTPLRTLFPIIVNNVVSGVMDMYGYQQTPVTLKIISGFIRIYSNFQAIIDDNEHDTLTGLLNRKTFDAQLSDLLSISSSSSKIFPVQLRVKENRLTEANSNHWIGILDIDFFKSINDKFGHVYGDEVLLLFAELMKKTFRNNDLLFRYGGEEFVVVLTSVSDSEALKIFERFRHKLEAFNFPQVGRVTASAGILKIDLQEHLTTIIERADKALYYSKENGRNQVRDYNELIKKGLLKIQSFEGDIELF, translated from the coding sequence ATGTTAAATGAAGACTATAATATATTTGAATCTGTTATTTATATTACCGAAGAAAGAGATAAACGAGCTCTTGAAAAAGCATTAATAGACACTATTTCTGAATTTATAGATTTTAATGATCTTGTACTTTTACGATTACCACGAAATTCTAATCGTGAATATTTAGAAGTCGCAGTATCTATTCCAGAGTCTACTGTTGATAAAAACTTGATATTAATTCCACATGAATATGGAGATCAACGTGTACTATATGATGATGAGATAGCTTTATGCATTGGCAGTAGTAAAATTATTTCAAGCAAAGAAAATACGCCTTTACGTACATTATTTCCTATTATTGTAAATAATGTTGTGTCTGGTGTTATGGATATGTATGGCTATCAGCAAACGCCTGTTACATTAAAGATCATCAGTGGATTTATTCGTATTTATAGCAATTTTCAAGCTATTATTGATGATAATGAGCATGACACTTTGACGGGACTTCTTAACCGTAAAACATTTGATGCTCAGCTTTCAGATTTACTTTCAATTTCATCATCATCTTCAAAAATTTTCCCCGTACAACTTAGAGTAAAAGAAAATCGCTTAACAGAAGCGAACTCGAATCATTGGATTGGCATTTTAGATATCGATTTTTTCAAAAGCATTAATGACAAATTTGGGCATGTGTATGGTGATGAAGTTTTATTATTATTTGCAGAGTTAATGAAAAAAACATTTAGAAATAATGATTTATTATTTCGATATGGTGGAGAAGAATTTGTTGTTGTTTTAACATCAGTTTCTGATTCAGAAGCTTTGAAAATTTTTGAGCGTTTCAGGCATAAATTAGAAGCATTTAATTTCCCACAAGTAGGAAGAGTAACAGCTAGTGCAGGAATTTTAAAAATTGATTTGCAAGAGCATCTTACCACAATAATTGAACGTGCTGATAAAGCACTTTATTATTCAAAGGAGAATGGCCGAAATCAAGTACGAGATTACAATGAATTAATAAAAAAAGGCTTATTAAAAATACAGTCCTTTGAAGGTGATATTGAGTTGTTTTAA